From the genome of Ailuropoda melanoleuca isolate Jingjing chromosome 5, ASM200744v2, whole genome shotgun sequence:
TCAATATAAGAATTAGAACATTGTTATGATTATTGcctaaattttgttaaatataatttgaaatgaacttgttttcatttcttttttcaagataaaatcctaatgaaatcattttttcccaCTGTTTATCATTTAAATAGATTTGCTTCCAATAGGCTTTTCCAGACAATTTAGTGTAGTAGTAAGAAAGCTAACTTTAGAGCTAAAAGCTACCAGAGCTGCAATCCATTCCATTACTAGTTGTGTGCcattaggcaagttacttaacattttattgttctttgtaAAAAGGGATAATAATGGTCCCTAGTTTAAGAATTATGAGGATCGAGCTAATACATGTAATACGTGTAAATCTGTTAggacagtacttggcacatagtgagCATTCAGAAAAAGTTACTTTTTGACATTCATtgtcttgttttcagtttttctgagcttattttttttttaagattttatttatttatttgacagacagccagcgagagagggaacaaaagcagggggagtgggagaggaagaagcaggctcccagtgaaggagcccgatgcggggctcgatcccagaatgccgggatcatgccctgagccgaaggcagacgctcaacgactcagccacccaggcactccttctGAGCTTAGTTTTTGAGATGCCTGAGGCCTTAAAATccttattttcagctttttaaaatcagtgttaTATCAAAAGGCTACAAAATAAGTGGGGGAAATGGCGGGGATAACTATTCTTTAAGTCTGTGATAAAATGAtagaaactgaataaataaacttttattttcatatcaaaaGAATTCAGGCATTTcctatgcttatttttaaaaaaatatgaatattttaaattatttttaatgttctcagGCATATATCTGGCTCAGACCTCTTTCTCAGTGCAAGTTACATCTATAACCATTACTGTGATTGCAAAGACCAACATTATTACCTTTCTGGGGACAAAATCAATGACGTCATCTGCCTTCCAGTGGAAAGATTACCTCGTATTACACCAGTATTGGCCTGCCAGGACAGAGTGCTCAGAGTTTTACAGGTTTctcttatttgcatttttatagtttttcataatttatgtaaatgaGTATTGCTGAACAGTGCATACTTCAGATAAATTACTTATTACTATGATTTTAAATGTCCTACTTAAAATTATATCtgggaaaaatgctttttaattggaagttaattttttttaacttgaggcAAATGTATTGAGATCTTTGACAAGTTTTTAGAGAGGCATATATGGGAAAAAGGATGCTTTTCTGCCCCCATACATAATTTCTGAGCTAGTTCAGTCAGAATGGAGTGCCTTTGTTACAAAGAACCCttcctagctttttttttctttcttcctccattactcttccctccctcaaaaaccaaattaatggaaaaaattagGTTGGGGAGAGGATGTTAAGTTTTAACAAAGAAGGAATAGTTGTGATCAGGATTGTATCATTTGAGTTTATTCCACATTTAGGACAGTATGTGGACCAGaataagtactcagtaaatacttgttggatAAGTAAATGAGTGatagagagaaaaatcattttattttccttatatttctattaaaaaccaTGATTGGTTAAAACAACTGCATAAGGCATTGTTATTAGTAGTAAGAGTTACAACTATGTCTTCTCAAAAGTGGCTTCCAATAagatacacatacataaacacaccAGGAtccataaaataaagtttaaatgtaAGTATCCTAGAACAGGTGGATTACTTGGGTTAGAAAGTTGGGCTGATGATAGTGCTGTTGAACAAAACATTTGGCCATTTATTCTGTGTCATCACTGGCTTTCTCACTCTTCAGAATTTCATAGCCAGATGGCCATTTCTTGATATCAGTCCTTTAATAGAAGGAAAAATCCTGTAGTTctatgaggttttattttttttctgtgggaAAACAAAGTTAATGTTCAAGGTTCATTCTAGGAGCATGAATGATTAATTTCTTCCATAGCCTATGCTCCCAAAATACGATTGTTTGAATAAGGCTTTTAACGGGTGCTGGCTAGTATTCAATTAGGAATTGGTCTGGCTGATTCGAGGATTCTGCTTTGTTTAACAAGAAGAGATCCATGTGcttactgtaaaaataaaaaaatcactaaggATTTGTGGGAAGTTAAAACTTGAAGCCTTTGCTCTGCCCTTCACATATTCCTACTCCCCGTAGACTCCCCATTTGTAAACAATCCGTTGCCCCAGAGGTAGccgttttttaagttttttttggtatattcttttatgtttatatagTTAATACCTGGGAAGtttcaaatgtaattttagaTAAAGCCTATGACTTTTATATGttctacatatatttaatttttttaagaaaaatgttatcATTCCGTATTTACTATAATTTGGGGGGTATTTTTGTTGGATGATTGATTTATCACAGATATTTTTCCCATATTAGTGTAAGTACTTCTACCTCATTCTTTAACAGCTTCACAAATACTATGtactaaatgaaaacatttcaagtgtcaaaatttttaaaaagacaaataaatgggtataatttgttttcttatctaaATAACAGGTCATTCGGTCTCTCGCTGGAATAGGTTTTGgaaatatccaaaagaaaagccAACATTCTTCTTAGGAAGTAACCTTGGGTCTGTTTAAATGTTTGAATGTGCTCTAAGttaaactggaaaaaagaaacaacttgtTCCTGGAAAGCTGTGATAGGAAAATTTACCAGTGTCAGTCAAGTTTTTGGgcaaagtatttaaaatgaaaaatatttaaagtgtagaatattttatatatttcttcttgatctttacattttatatgtatttttaaatgaattaacatataCAAAATTGCTAACAAAGGCAAATTAATCACAACCCTTTTTTGGCAGTTTTATTCTACAGTTCTTTATATGAATATTGATGTTATCTGTGAgtatctgtattattttaaatttgtattctgtttcagtttttaaatatttgttctccTTCAGGGATCTGATGTGATGTATGAAACTGAAGTGCCTGGCCCACCTACTGTTTTAGCACTATACAACGGAAATGGCGGTAATCACAAATAAGGAAGTGCCTTATGCTAGTTAAGTCTAGATATTTCAGGTTTAATCATTTAACTGTATATTAAGTGAAAATGGGAAATTGTAGAAAGAACATGAGCTGGAATTGAGACAGTAGTCTTCCGATAACTTGCCGAATAATTCATTAACTAACAGTAATGAATTATTGAGCTTtaattttcagtttcctcatcttaaaattaGATGATGAGGAAGGGtcttatcttttatatttataaaattctctgACTATATAACCAACCTTCCAAAGTAAGGGTTCcgtctttttatattttttaaatgagatttttacGTGAACGTCAATGTATatgaaaaattttcagttttaaagagaTATTACAAGTCATGGGATAAATATAACATGTTGACTTTAATTATAACTAGGTGATTCCGGGGAAGACCTTTTGTATGGAACGTCAGATGGTAAACTTGGGCTTATTCAGATCACTACCTCCAAACCAATACACAAGTGGGAAACTCGAAATGAGAAAAGGCGGGGAGGTATGTTTTTGATATAATTTAGATTCTGAAATTTCATTGATTATTAAATATCCTAAATTATAtagttcattctgttttatttattcatagcaCATGGTAGATTTAGCAGTTCACAGAGTCACCTTACTGTTTATTTAGCAGGTCTGTCATACTTTGATAATTATTAATTAAGAAAGCTaatagtaggggcacctgggtggcacagcggttaagcgtctgccttcagctcagggcatgatcccggcgttatgggatcgagccccacatcgggctcctctgctgggagcctgcttcttcctctcccactccccctgcttgtgttccctctctcgctggctgtctctatctctgtcaaataaataaataaaatctttaaaaaaaaaaaaaagaaagctaatacTAATTTAGGATAGATAGGCTTTTATGGGCTAATGTCCATCCATAACATCATTCCATGCTCAAATACATTATTCACTGTTTGGTGTAGGAAATTAATATCAATCTGAGAGTATTTAATAGGAGGCAAGGAAAACGTCCAATGGGTCAGGGAATAGTTCTGTTTTCTAGGAAATTTATACTTCTCTGAGGGAATTTATATCTGACTTAGAAGATAGTGAGATGGCTATTTATAGGTATAGTAAttgtattcatatattcatttattccttcaacaaatacttgttaggagagacagagaataaacaaatgaataaataagatagcTTCATCCAGTCATCTGCAAGAAATATCAGAGGGTGATGTATTAGTGatgggtggaaggagggagactGTATTTAGACTGGGTGGCAATGGAAGGCATCTTATAAAGGGTAAaatttgagctgagatctgatTGATAAGAAAAGGAGTTAGTAATgtaaaaattggggggaaattatgctatagaaagaggaaaaagtcaGGACTTGAGGCAGAGGTAAACTTGATTCAtacaaggagcagagggaagaccaGTGTGGCTAAATGCATTAGCATGGCAAGAAAAGAAGTTAGGGAAGTAGCGTAGATCCAAATTATGTAGGTCCTTGTGGGCCTTGGAAAAGGGTTTGGATATTAATGTAAGTGCAGTGGGAAGTCTTTGGAGAATTGTAAGTGGGAGTATGACATGATCTAatctaccaaaacaaaacaaaaaatctaccAGGGAGAATGGATTTGGAGGGGAAGCAGGTCAAAATTGGAAGCACAGAGATCTGTTAGGAAGTTGTTGTTATAgttgttataatttattttactctagACTAGAGATATAAGTGGTCGGGGCTAAGATAATGGTAGTTGGGAATGGAAAGGAGACAATTTCAGTATGTGTTTTGAAGATAGGGCTGGTAAGATTTGCTAAGCGATTTGATCTGGACTGTGAGAAAAAAGAGGAATCAGAGATGTAGCCTAGAATTTTGGCCTGAGGAACGGGGTGATACCTCACTGAGATGAGGAGAGATTGGGGAAGGAGCATTGAGGGGGTGTGATAAAGGGGAATGAAGAGTTTTCATTGGGGCATGGAAAGTTTGAGTTGCAAATGTATGTCTCAAAGAAAATGCTGAATAGAGACTTGGAATATACGAGTCTGGAGCTCTAGGGAGAGGCCAGAGCTGGAGATATAAACTTATAAGCCATTTCTATTTAGATTATATTTAAAGTCTTAGAAATGGATGAATGTAGATGGAAAAGAGGACACCTGATTATGCTtcaaggtttttgttgttttgtcttcCCATTCTGAtttgttatatacattttttttattctttactttgtATGTACTTGACTATAATGTTAGTTTTATTAATAACTTGTCAcctctattatattttttaaagggattttgtGTGTTGACAGCTTTGACATTGTGGGTGATGGGGTTAAGGATTTACTTGTTGGGAGAGATGATGGAATGGTGGAAGTGTACAGTTTTGATAATGCAAATGAGCCTGTCCTACGATTTGATCAGgtcagttcatttttaaaaagactatataTGCTTATTCATTAGATAATTATAAAGATGACTGTGATGGTTTCAGTTTTATTAaaccaaatatattaaaatcttgtGTTTGGCTTAGAATATTGCACCTTTGATGTTATCAGAATCTTCTTTAGACCACTCTTGTGTTTGAATAATAGACTATTGCCTTCTAGCGGAATAATAAATTACTGCTTCATTTGGTTTCTAAATATTGtatatttgggggcgcctgggtggcacagcagttaagcgtctgccttcggctcagggcatgatcccggcattatgggatcgagccccacatcaggctcttctgctatgagcctgcttcttcctctcccactccccctgcttgtgttccctctctcgctggctgtctctatctctgttgaataaataaattaaaaaaaaaatctttaaaataaaaaatataaataaataaaaataaataaatattgtatatttgaagtattaaatattttgccTTTCTATAATGCATAGTAGGTACAGGAGTAACATTTATATGTTTGGGTAACATAAACAAGACTGTTGTTTCAGAATAATCATGTTTTAGGAGTAAACTCATGTTGTTAGGACAATATCAAAATAAcctcaagcagagagagaaagttgcAATTTCACTTCTAGCCACCCAAGAGTTTACTATATGAGAAGAATTACTAGATAAGAGTAATTTTAGttcacaaattttaaatatagtttggCTTGCTTATCCTAAGGTACAGAGTTACTGGAGAATCATTGTGCTGTAAACGGaatctttcattttcatgaaattaTGTTCTCCAGTCCATGGTTTCTCATCCTGCCTCAGGCAGGATTCATTGAGgctgttttaaaaaacaaccataaaaaaaCCACAACTCAGTATCAGCGAACATTTCTTTGTCTAATTTCTCTGTTGGTGCTACCTCTCAGTTCCAGCTTTAACTGCAGATCAGCAAATACAGATGTTTTGAAGTATAGAGAAAGTATATTACATAGATAATACGGGGATAAAAAATTCTCTAAAGGTTTCATGTAGGCCATCATCTTCAGCTAATTCAGATAATAGACTAAATATATTAGGAGTTTtgcttatgtaattttttttaaaaaaaacacttctttcttgttgcacctgggtggcacagttggttgagtgtccgactcttggtttcctctcaggtcatgatctcagggtcatggaattgagccccacctcagactctgagctcagaggagagtcttcttaagtttctctctccctctctctctgtcctccctaccccctgctcaagcacttgtgcacacactctccctttctctctgtctcaaataaatcaatatttaaaataaaaaagcagaaaatgtctttatataaataaatgatttatgtTCATTAGGTGACTGATGAGGCTAGGTGCAACACACAAATATAGGAGTCATTTTCAatcttctttccccaaatttAAAAGCACTGGAATTTTCTGCCATTTGTGCAGGATTTTTGCCTTCCAGTGTCATTGTTTCCACAtggtaagtattcaataaatgtatgttgaatgTCTGGAGATGGGAAAATAAGTTTTATGGCtcattttaatatgtaaactTTTTAGTTATTAATGAAGTGCTtgatcttaaatttattttagatgttGTCTGAAAGCATCACATCTATCCAGGGTGGTTGTATAGGGAAAGACGGCTATGATGAAATTGTGGTATCCACATATTCAGGTAAGGTAAATGGTAATAAGTAAGGaaagaatcaataagaaaaaacttaaatttaataaattagttttgatgactactttttaaaaaaagtgttagtAAATCTTACTTACATCATTAAACCTTTATTGGTTAAAAAAtaaggagggaaggagtgggtgtattgatttataaaacagttaataTTTGAATACTACTTGTTAAGAGTACTTAGCATGCTctagtattttgaaaattaaatgatgttctttggtttaaaaagaagtatttactGAAATTTAGTTTATGTTTTGTTATTGTGTACATTTCTTACAAAAATTTCCTTGCTTTTGAGTTTGTCATTTTTGCATTCTCAAAATAGCCAATATGAGTGTTTAACTTTCCATGACAATGATTTTTGAAAGACTGTTTTAATTCATCAGGTATTCGCTAGAATGTGTTGACTTATTCCATACTCGAAAACTAAAACTACAAGAAGTGAAAGATTTCCTTAATCATAGTATTAGAGTGTttcaggcaaaataaaaatagtatcacAAAATGCTTAAGTAATTTCTTTATGGTTTGAATATTTTCCagcttgatttcttttgtttttgttttgttttgttttgttttttggaggagAATAAGTCCTAGGACTAAATGAGGTTGCTGTTGGTGGACAAAGGGGCATATATAATTGGGGTTTCTTTTAACACTAACAGCACTTAATGGTGCATGATTGTAATTTCATCTCTACAGGCTGGGTTACAGGTCTGACAACAGAGCCTATACATAAGGAAAGTGGACCAGGAGAAGAACTGAAAATTAATCAGGAGATGCagaataaaatttcttctttaaggtaattttggacttttttgtttactttttttttcatttcatgaagtgtgtggttgttttttttattactaaattttGCAGAAGTTAATGTCTCAAATTCTTGCCATCATTCTAAGGACTTCAAATGTGTATACTTATAGGTGACAGAGTTGTATGTATTTTCCTCTAGGAGTGAGCTGGAACATCTGCAGTATAAGGTActacaggaaagagagaaatatcaACAGTCTTCTCAATCAAGCAAAGCAAAATCAGCAGTACCTTCATTTAGCGTAAATGATAAGTTTACATTAAGTAAAGATGATGCCAGCTACAGTCTCATCTTAGAGGTGCAGACGGCAATAGATAACGTCTTAATACAGGTAAGCAAAATGtctaatttatttgttttgtgattgGATTTTGCAGACCAGTTATATGCAGTAATTATTATTGTTGGATTTTGCAGACCAGTTATATgcagtaattatttattgaacacttaattTTAGGCAGTAATTTTaagtgtttatctttttttttttttttcaagattttatttgagagagagagagggagagaaagggagagcacaaatggc
Proteins encoded in this window:
- the BBS7 gene encoding Bardet-Biedl syndrome 7 protein isoform X4 — its product is MDLNLNRADYLQVGVTSPKTMKLLPASRHRATQKVVIGDHDGVVMCFGMKKGEAVAVFKTLPGQKISRLELGGVLNTPQEKIFIAAGSEIRGFTKRGKQFLSFETNLTESIKAMHISGSDLFLSASYIYNHYCDCKDQHYYLSGDKINDVICLPVERLPRITPVLACQDRVLRVLQGSDVMYETEVPGPPTVLALYNGNGGDSGEDLLYGTSDGKLGLIQITTSKPIHKWETRNEKRRGGILCVDSFDIVGDGVKDLLVGRDDGMVEVYSFDNANEPVLRFDQMLSESITSIQGGCIGKDGYDEIVVSTYSGWVTGLTTEPIHKESGPGEELKINQEMQNKISSLRSELEHLQYKVLQEREKYQQSSQSSKAKSAVPSFSVNDKFTLSKDDASYSLILEVQTAIDNVLIQSDVPIDLLDVDKNSAVVSFSSCDSESNDNFLLATYRCQANTTRLELKIRSIEGQYGTLQAYVTPRIQPKTCQALQYLIKPLSLHQRTHFIDHDRPMNTLTLTGQFSFAEVHSWVVFCLPEVPEKPPAGECVTFYFQNTFLDTQLESTYRSGASQKRAARRLGSILHC